The proteins below are encoded in one region of Dasypus novemcinctus isolate mDasNov1 chromosome 13, mDasNov1.1.hap2, whole genome shotgun sequence:
- the LOC101437529 gene encoding Fc receptor-like protein 6: protein MLLWTIVLVLVPCGGNQELFPPPLLSAIPSSELREGSLLMLRCQTELHSQKSASQLFFSFHKDDRTLKHRSLNPELQITRVMEEDSGLYWCEVATDNGRVRKQSPRLEIRVQEPVSCPLLTLRHGATGPAVGDMVELLCEAQRGSPPILYQFYLNEKILGNRSAPKGGAASLLFPVTSKQDAGNYSCEAENSVSKRRSDPKKLSMDGPQVLSTPNHPKWLVPGLLLSLLGLTVIVAALLGYFRPWRRAEHHQNEKDEGVIYSMVYTAPKRRKATPKSTSGKKDISTIYAEVRDSSRSLLPSVRT, encoded by the exons ATGCTGCTCTGGACAATTGTGCTGGTCCTTG TTCCCTGTGGTGGAAATCAAG AGCTGTTCCCACCTCCTCTGCTGAGCGCCATCCCCTCTTCCGAGCTCCGTGAGGGGAGCCTGTTGATGCTGAGATGTCAGACGGAGCTGCACTCCCAGAAGTCGGCCTCCCAGCTCTTCTTCTCCTTCCACAAAGATGACCGCACCTTGAAGCACAGGAGCCTAAACCCAGAGCTCCAGATCACAAGAGTCATGGAGGAAGACTCTGGGCTTTACTGGTGTGAGGTGGCCACTGACAATGGCCGAGTCCGGAAACAGAGCCCCAGGCTGGAGATCAGGGTGCAGG AGCCTGTGTCCTGTCCTCTGCTCACCCTCCGACACGGGGCCACTGGCCCTGCTGTAGGGGACATGGTGGAGCTCCTCTGTGAGGCCCAAAGAGGCTCCCCTCCAATCCTGTACCAGTTCTATCTCAATGAGAAAATCCTGGGCAACCGCTCAGCTCCCAAGGGTGGAGCCGCCTCCCTCCTTTTCCCAGTGACATCAAAGCAGGATGCCGGGAACTACTCCTGTGAGGCTGAGAACAGTGTCTCCAAAAGGAGGAGTGACCCAAAGAAGCTCTCCATGGACG GTCCTCAGGTCTTGTCCACTCCCAACCACCCAAAATGGCTGGTTCCTGGGCTGCTTCTCAGCCTGCTTGGCTTGACGGTCATTGTTGCTGCTCTTCTGGGTTATTTCAGACCCTGGAGAAGAGCAG aACATCACCAGAATGAGAAAGATGAAGGTGTTATCTACTCTATGGTGTATACAGCtccaaaaaggagaaaag CCACGCCTAAATCAACCTCTGGGAAGAAG GACATTTCTACCATCTACGCTGAGGTGAGAGACAGCTCCAGGAGTTTACTGCCAAGTGTCCGAACATAA